From a single Mesorhizobium shangrilense genomic region:
- a CDS encoding class I SAM-dependent methyltransferase, with product MTQDIGPETGPVLELGPGTGPFTRALLTRGVRERDLTLIESDPDFAAMLRRRFPGARILEMDAVGLRHLPLFDEPVVGAAVSGLPFRLITPRHTRAILEGVFANLRPGGALYQFTLGWRCPIDQPMLDCLDLEATRIGFTLRNFPPATVYRISRIKTVKTYDWRFS from the coding sequence TTGGCCCGGGCACCGGACCGTTCACGCGGGCTTTGCTGACACGTGGTGTGCGCGAGAGGGATTTGACGCTGATCGAATCCGATCCCGATTTCGCCGCCATGCTCAGGCGGCGCTTCCCCGGGGCTCGCATTCTCGAGATGGACGCGGTCGGCCTGCGTCACCTGCCGCTGTTCGACGAGCCGGTTGTTGGTGCCGCGGTCAGCGGCCTTCCCTTCCGGCTGATAACGCCGCGCCACACAAGGGCCATTCTCGAAGGCGTCTTTGCCAATCTGCGCCCAGGTGGCGCACTGTATCAGTTCACGCTCGGTTGGCGCTGCCCGATCGACCAGCCAATGCTGGACTGCCTCGATCTCGAAGCGACGCGGATCGGCTTCACACTTCGCAATTTCCCGCCGGCCACCGTCTACCGGATCTCCAGGATCAAGACCGTCAAAACCTATGATTGGCGCTTCTCTTGA
- a CDS encoding DedA family protein — protein MTGPLSSILGLGLFGVFCLALTEKILPIPPSHVLLLFLGMTAAPDAVTLAILMLVTTLASSAGCLVWYAVGRRIGSDRADRLVDRFGRYVCLRPSTYHKLGQAYRRNHIRVSLLAQFIPTVRNYLPIAAGALRLPALPFAAATMIGAMLWNAGFLVTGYLMRGSGKDTLTVGFRIIVIVVALETAFMLALRYGPAWRRRIRLALG, from the coding sequence TTGACCGGGCCGCTGTCGAGCATTCTCGGCCTCGGTCTGTTCGGCGTCTTCTGCCTCGCCTTGACCGAAAAGATCCTGCCGATCCCGCCTTCGCACGTGCTGCTGCTGTTCCTCGGCATGACGGCGGCTCCGGATGCAGTGACGTTGGCGATCCTGATGCTGGTGACGACGCTTGCCTCGTCCGCTGGCTGTCTTGTCTGGTACGCGGTGGGCCGTCGGATCGGCTCCGATCGTGCTGACAGGCTGGTCGACCGGTTCGGTCGATATGTCTGTCTGCGACCTTCGACCTACCATAAGCTCGGCCAGGCCTATCGCCGCAATCATATCCGGGTCTCGTTGCTGGCGCAGTTCATTCCCACGGTGCGCAATTACCTGCCGATCGCGGCCGGTGCGCTCCGCCTGCCTGCCTTGCCCTTCGCCGCCGCGACAATGATCGGCGCCATGCTCTGGAATGCCGGCTTTCTCGTCACCGGCTACCTGATGCGCGGCAGCGGCAAGGACACCCTCACGGTGGGCTTTCGCATCATTGTCATCGTCGTGGCCCTGGAGACGGCATTCATGCTTGCGCTGCGCTATGGCCCCGCGTGGCGGCGGCGCATCAGGCTGGCGCTCGGCTGA